In Candidatus Tectomicrobia bacterium, a single window of DNA contains:
- a CDS encoding PBP1A family penicillin-binding protein, which translates to MSRRPRRLNAPSLRREPALTGPAVEGERARARRRLRSRPKPPPAGDASPSSTSGKASSARRRGGFPRAMRGFLAFVLLGATVAAVAAAAGGIAYYRKVARELPDVELLRTYRPSLVTRVFDQHGGLVREFFVERRFLLPLEEIPRNVIQATIATEDSRFEEHPGVDVIGIGRAALRNIAGGEIVQGGSTITQQLAKTLFLTPERSLDRKLREAVLAFRIESRFGKREILNLYLNQIYYGHGAYGIEAAARVYFGKGAKDLTLPEAALLAGLPRAPNTYSPFRSLDRAKRRRAHVLRRMYAEGYISGMERDLSARALVRLAKVPPSGGEAEYAIEEARRQAGRLVGTQRFYRDGLRIHTTIHSDIQREATSALRKGLQEVDRRRGYRGPIGRVSLRWSEDRIWNFVAIFLAQREEWPEFRAGRWEPAVVTKVSRRRADLKLRGAEGFLLLEDAEWARPFDPSRNGLGDKLANLEEALRPGDVVLAERLPANGKPEAAPARVRLVQEPQVQGAVVVLEPRTGAIRAMVGGYDFERSRFNRATQAVRPPGSAFKPFVYLASLREGWTPSDIILDAPVIFPSEGGEWKPTNFEERFFGPTTLLDAITYSRNVVTVKLASAIGVRKIIRRARELGIRSPLKPNLSLALGSNGVTLLELASAYGTLANGGVRVEPHLLQRVEDAAGRAIWGVSPAVRRSVPPEEAYVMVDLLQRVVEAGTASRARELKRPLAGKTGTTNDYQDAWFVGISPLFAVGVWVGMDDKSTLGRNETGGRTALPIWMEVMASLHEGLPAMDFQRPQKVSMVYVNPRTGARLPREEPGGVWQAYLPGSEPDFAPRQVRPDDLKAFAAEPEAAGPAPREPEELSLAEQGGGPPGPGEAEGPGFNPFRGDQGR; encoded by the coding sequence ATGTCCCGACGGCCGCGCCGGCTCAACGCGCCATCCCTCCGGCGGGAGCCCGCGCTGACGGGCCCGGCCGTGGAGGGCGAGCGCGCCCGGGCGCGGAGGCGGCTCAGGTCCCGGCCGAAGCCTCCCCCCGCCGGCGATGCGTCTCCCTCCTCCACATCCGGCAAGGCGTCATCGGCCCGGCGGCGGGGCGGGTTCCCCCGTGCGATGCGGGGCTTCCTCGCCTTCGTCCTCCTGGGCGCGACCGTCGCCGCGGTCGCCGCCGCCGCGGGGGGGATCGCCTACTACCGCAAGGTGGCGCGGGAGCTGCCGGACGTGGAGCTCCTCCGGACCTACCGTCCCAGCCTCGTCACCCGGGTGTTCGACCAGCACGGCGGGCTGGTGCGCGAGTTCTTCGTCGAGCGGCGCTTCCTGCTCCCGCTGGAGGAGATTCCCCGGAACGTGATCCAGGCCACCATCGCCACCGAGGATTCGCGCTTCGAGGAACATCCGGGAGTAGACGTCATCGGCATCGGCCGGGCGGCCCTGCGGAACATCGCCGGGGGCGAGATCGTCCAGGGCGGCAGCACCATCACCCAGCAGCTCGCGAAGACCCTCTTCCTCACGCCGGAGCGCAGCCTCGACCGCAAGCTCAGGGAGGCGGTGCTGGCCTTCCGCATCGAGAGCCGCTTCGGCAAGCGGGAGATACTCAACCTCTACCTGAACCAGATCTACTACGGCCACGGCGCCTACGGCATCGAGGCCGCCGCGCGCGTCTACTTCGGCAAGGGCGCGAAGGACCTGACCCTGCCGGAGGCCGCCCTCCTCGCCGGCCTCCCCCGGGCGCCCAATACCTACAGCCCCTTCCGCTCGCTCGACCGGGCCAAGCGCCGCCGCGCCCACGTCCTGCGGCGGATGTACGCCGAGGGCTACATCTCGGGCATGGAGCGCGATCTGTCGGCCCGGGCGCTCGTCCGGCTCGCGAAGGTGCCGCCGAGCGGCGGGGAGGCCGAGTACGCCATCGAGGAGGCCCGGCGCCAGGCGGGGCGGCTGGTGGGCACCCAGCGGTTCTACCGGGACGGGCTCCGGATTCACACCACCATTCATTCGGACATCCAGCGCGAGGCGACGAGCGCCTTGCGCAAGGGTCTGCAGGAGGTGGATCGGCGGCGGGGCTACCGCGGCCCCATCGGGCGCGTCAGCCTCCGGTGGAGCGAAGACCGGATATGGAACTTCGTGGCCATCTTCCTCGCCCAGCGCGAGGAGTGGCCGGAGTTCCGCGCGGGGCGGTGGGAGCCGGCGGTGGTGACCAAGGTTTCGCGGCGGAGGGCCGATCTGAAGCTGCGGGGCGCCGAGGGTTTCCTCCTCCTCGAGGACGCCGAGTGGGCGCGCCCGTTCGACCCTTCCCGGAACGGGCTCGGCGACAAGCTCGCGAACCTGGAGGAGGCGCTCCGGCCGGGGGACGTCGTGCTGGCCGAGCGCCTCCCGGCGAACGGCAAGCCCGAGGCCGCCCCCGCGCGGGTGAGGCTGGTCCAGGAGCCCCAGGTGCAGGGAGCCGTCGTGGTGCTGGAGCCCCGCACCGGCGCCATCCGGGCCATGGTGGGGGGCTACGACTTCGAGCGGAGCCGCTTCAACCGGGCCACCCAGGCCGTCCGGCCGCCGGGCTCGGCCTTCAAGCCGTTCGTCTACCTCGCGTCCCTGCGCGAGGGGTGGACGCCCTCGGACATCATCCTCGACGCACCTGTGATTTTCCCCTCCGAGGGAGGGGAGTGGAAGCCCACCAACTTCGAGGAGCGCTTCTTCGGCCCCACCACCCTGCTCGACGCCATCACCTATTCGCGCAACGTCGTCACGGTGAAGCTGGCGAGCGCGATAGGGGTGAGGAAGATCATCCGGCGGGCCCGCGAGCTGGGCATCCGCTCCCCCCTCAAGCCGAACCTCTCGCTGGCCCTGGGCTCCAACGGGGTGACCCTGCTGGAGCTGGCCTCGGCCTACGGCACCCTGGCCAACGGAGGGGTGCGCGTGGAGCCCCACCTCCTGCAGCGGGTGGAGGATGCCGCCGGCCGCGCCATCTGGGGCGTCTCGCCCGCGGTGAGGCGCTCCGTCCCCCCCGAGGAGGCCTACGTGATGGTGGACCTCCTCCAGCGGGTGGTCGAGGCGGGGACGGCCTCCAGGGCCCGGGAGCTCAAGCGCCCGCTCGCCGGCAAGACGGGCACGACGAACGACTATCAGGACGCCTGGTTCGTCGGGATATCTCCCCTGTTCGCGGTGGGGGTATGGGTGGGCATGGACGACAAGAGCACCCTGGGCCGCAACGAGACAGGGGGCCGGACGGCCCTGCCGATCTGGATGGAAGTGATGGCGTCCCTGCACGAGGGGCTGCCCGCCATGGACTTCCAGCGGCCCCAAAAAGTCTCGATGGTCTACGTGAACCCCCGCACGGGCGCCCGCCTTCCCAGGGAAGAGCCGGGCGGGGTGTGGCAGGCCTACCTCCCGGGGAGCGAGCCGGACTTCGCGCCCCGCCAGGTGCGGCCGGACGATCTGAAGGCCTTCGCCGCGGAACCCGAAGCGGCCGGGCCCGCCCCCCGCGAGCCGGAGGAACTCTCCCTGGCGGAGCAGGGCGGCGGGCCGCCGGGGCCGGGGGAAGCTGAAGGTCCCGGCTTCAATCCCTTCCGGGGCGATCAGGGGAGATGA
- a CDS encoding penicillin-binding protein activator: MAPAPARPERPAEDLLAVLSRDPQSVAAEAALFDLARIAYAEGHYADAADRLKTLQSRFPLSHFYSDSEFWLGLALQAAGDAENAWLPLRGSLSREGNALRRAYLLAALGDVYEIRNDPFAALLSYAEALNASDQLPHPERIKARLRLLAEAKVAQHQLFSAVEKIKQAPTGPILRLALARRAADEGRPQASLAAIRRFLEDYPDHPDREAALELESRLRDQLSVNQGRVGVLLPLSGPAAAAGERVYQGVQLALRHALEQNPKLQIQIAVRDTRGAAGSPGDAVAKTEELIQQEKVLALVGPFLSSAAEAAAAAAARFETPLLTPFAIRTQMAGRGPWFFRNTLTNKLQAEGAAAYAVKALGLRQFAILYPDDTDGRELARHFAESVQRLGGQVAKSIPFPHDANDFGPQMRALGGMDDNQLARQKRALGLRPNEPFRLALPFEALFVPAYHDKAVLIAPQIPFYNMHSVRLLGGHGWNNDDLLRFGERYVERAIFVDGFFPDSEDPRIARFTKEYTQLFGRKPDIFSAMGYDAAKMVFEGLAKGAKTRREMRDYLATLRGFEGIMGLTDMGPEGDALRQLFVLTVRRNKIVHLQMITPHREGLAPAPALPPPAAGGPRSALP; encoded by the coding sequence ATGGCGCCCGCCCCGGCCCGGCCGGAGCGCCCGGCCGAGGACCTCCTGGCGGTGCTGAGCCGGGATCCCCAGAGCGTCGCGGCCGAGGCGGCGCTCTTCGATCTCGCTCGCATCGCCTACGCCGAGGGGCACTACGCGGACGCCGCCGACCGCCTCAAGACGCTACAGAGCCGCTTCCCCCTCTCTCACTTCTACTCGGACAGCGAGTTCTGGCTCGGCCTCGCCCTTCAGGCGGCGGGCGACGCGGAAAACGCCTGGCTCCCCCTGCGCGGGAGCCTGAGCCGGGAGGGGAATGCCCTGCGGCGCGCCTATCTGCTGGCCGCGCTGGGGGACGTCTACGAGATCCGGAACGATCCCTTCGCCGCCCTCCTCTCCTACGCGGAAGCCCTGAACGCGAGCGATCAGCTCCCGCACCCCGAGCGCATCAAGGCCCGGCTGAGGCTCCTCGCCGAGGCGAAGGTGGCCCAGCACCAGCTTTTCTCCGCCGTGGAGAAGATCAAGCAGGCGCCGACGGGCCCCATCCTCCGGCTGGCCCTGGCGCGCCGCGCCGCCGACGAGGGGAGGCCCCAGGCGTCGCTCGCCGCCATCCGCCGCTTCCTCGAGGACTACCCCGATCATCCCGACCGGGAGGCGGCTCTCGAGCTGGAGAGCCGGCTGCGCGATCAGCTTTCGGTGAACCAGGGGCGGGTGGGGGTGCTCCTCCCCCTGTCCGGGCCCGCGGCCGCGGCGGGCGAGCGCGTCTATCAGGGCGTCCAGCTCGCCCTGCGCCATGCGCTGGAGCAGAACCCCAAGCTCCAAATCCAGATCGCGGTGCGGGACACCCGCGGCGCGGCCGGCTCCCCGGGCGACGCGGTCGCCAAGACGGAGGAGCTCATCCAGCAGGAGAAGGTCCTGGCCCTCGTGGGGCCCTTCCTGAGCTCGGCGGCCGAGGCCGCCGCCGCCGCGGCGGCCCGGTTCGAGACGCCCCTGCTCACGCCCTTCGCCATCCGCACCCAGATGGCGGGGCGCGGACCCTGGTTCTTCCGCAACACCCTCACCAACAAGCTCCAGGCCGAGGGCGCGGCGGCGTACGCCGTCAAGGCCCTCGGCCTGCGCCAGTTCGCCATCCTCTATCCCGACGACACCGACGGCCGCGAGCTCGCGCGCCACTTCGCCGAGAGCGTCCAGCGGCTGGGCGGGCAGGTGGCCAAGTCCATCCCCTTCCCGCACGACGCCAACGACTTCGGCCCCCAAATGCGCGCCCTGGGCGGGATGGACGACAACCAGCTCGCCCGCCAGAAGCGCGCGCTGGGCCTCAGGCCCAACGAGCCCTTCCGCCTGGCCCTGCCCTTCGAGGCGCTCTTCGTCCCCGCCTATCACGACAAGGCCGTGCTGATCGCCCCGCAGATCCCCTTCTACAACATGCACAGCGTCCGGCTGCTGGGAGGCCACGGCTGGAACAACGACGACCTCCTCCGCTTCGGCGAGCGCTACGTGGAGAGGGCGATCTTCGTGGACGGGTTCTTTCCCGATTCCGAGGACCCGCGCATCGCCCGGTTCACGAAGGAGTACACCCAGCTCTTCGGCCGGAAGCCGGACATCTTCTCCGCCATGGGCTACGACGCGGCGAAGATGGTCTTCGAGGGGCTCGCCAAGGGGGCCAAGACGAGGCGGGAGATGCGCGACTACCTGGCCACCCTGCGCGGCTTCGAGGGAATCATGGGCCTGACGGACATGGGGCCGGAGGGCGACGCATTGCGGCAGCTCTTCGTCCTCACCGTCCGGCGGAACAAGATCGTCCACCTGCAGATGATCACGCCCCACCGGGAGGGGCTGGCCCCCGCCCCCGCCCTCCCGCCGCCCGCCGCCGGAGGCCCCCGCTCCGCCCTTCCCTAG
- a CDS encoding site-2 protease family protein, which translates to MTSPLRPSQPDHLAWPSAWWKPDPGMGYEPEDPGRRPGQAARRWLIPALLLLTTLLTTLLAGAFQRGFFPTAILAHPLLIFQGLPFAGTLLLILGAHECGHYLAGRRWGVDVSPPYFIPAPTLFGTFGAVIRIRGKILNRNALLDVAAAGPLAGMVVALPAVLIGLSLSRVVTGGEGEAAQGLGLGTPWLFDFAARAILGPLEPRDDVVLHPVAFAGWCGFLVTALNLIPAGQLDGGHVVYTLFGRWHRAITLAVGVILLGMAFWWEGWLLWGAIVLVLSRSHPPLLDEWTPLSAGRKWLGFACLALLALTFIWVPIHLP; encoded by the coding sequence GTGACGAGCCCGCTGCGTCCCTCCCAGCCGGATCACTTGGCCTGGCCCTCCGCTTGGTGGAAGCCCGATCCCGGCATGGGATATGAGCCCGAAGACCCGGGGCGGCGGCCCGGCCAGGCGGCGAGGCGCTGGCTGATCCCAGCCCTGCTGCTTCTGACGACCCTGCTCACCACCTTGCTGGCGGGCGCTTTTCAGCGCGGCTTTTTCCCCACGGCTATCCTCGCCCATCCGCTGCTCATCTTCCAGGGGCTGCCCTTCGCCGGGACCTTGCTCCTGATCCTGGGCGCCCACGAGTGCGGCCATTACCTCGCCGGGAGGAGGTGGGGAGTGGACGTGTCGCCCCCCTATTTCATCCCCGCCCCCACCCTCTTCGGGACCTTCGGCGCGGTCATCCGCATCCGGGGAAAGATCCTGAACCGCAACGCGCTGCTGGACGTGGCGGCCGCCGGCCCCCTGGCGGGCATGGTGGTGGCCCTTCCCGCCGTCCTCATCGGGCTCTCGCTCTCCCGGGTGGTCACCGGCGGGGAAGGGGAGGCGGCGCAGGGGCTCGGCCTGGGCACTCCCTGGCTCTTCGATTTCGCGGCCCGGGCCATCCTGGGCCCGCTGGAGCCGAGGGACGACGTGGTGCTCCATCCCGTCGCCTTCGCGGGATGGTGCGGCTTCCTGGTCACCGCCCTGAACCTGATCCCGGCGGGGCAGCTCGACGGCGGCCACGTCGTATACACCCTCTTCGGGCGGTGGCACCGCGCGATCACCCTGGCGGTCGGCGTGATCCTCCTCGGCATGGCCTTTTGGTGGGAGGGATGGCTCCTGTGGGGGGCCATCGTGCTCGTCCTGAGCCGGAGCCACCCCCCCCTCCTCGACGAGTGGACGCCCCTCTCCGCCGGGAGGAAATGGCTCGGTTTCGCGTGCCTTGCCTTGCTGGCCTTGACCTTCATCTGGGTTCCGATCCACCTTCCCTAG
- the pilM gene encoding type IV pilus assembly protein PilM: MFGKPRFPLSVDIGSHAIKLVQFEHKKKKLALKRLGMASLAPGAVAEGVIRDPEEVMRAFEELVAAEKAKEREVVVALSGSAAVVRPVRVPSDPSLPVEEAIEAEAAQILPFPVEEARLTHSRMGRVEAGGQRMEEFLLVAVRRKPLADLVELFRHLEYEPKVVDVALLALESAIELAEVEEGEGCLALVDIGAGQTLVHILRSGRTLLTRVIPRGGAAVTAALAKRLNVSSADAEAMKLGAKPVPSPRAAAEAVRGEAERLGLELGRTFQLLGEMAPGERVTRLVLCGGGVHLDGLPAFLATSLDIPAEILQPFRHVQVAGEVFDLNYVETLGPVAAVAAGLAYRAMESGES, translated from the coding sequence GTGTTCGGCAAACCGCGTTTTCCCCTCTCCGTCGACATCGGCAGCCATGCCATCAAGCTGGTCCAGTTCGAGCATAAGAAGAAAAAGCTCGCCCTCAAGCGGCTGGGGATGGCGTCTTTGGCTCCCGGCGCCGTGGCCGAGGGAGTGATCCGCGACCCGGAGGAGGTGATGCGGGCCTTCGAGGAGCTGGTCGCGGCCGAGAAGGCCAAGGAGCGCGAGGTGGTCGTCGCCCTCTCGGGCTCGGCGGCCGTTGTCCGGCCGGTGCGGGTCCCCTCGGATCCGTCCCTGCCGGTGGAGGAGGCCATCGAGGCCGAGGCCGCGCAGATCCTTCCGTTCCCGGTGGAGGAGGCCCGCCTCACCCACAGCCGGATGGGGAGGGTCGAGGCCGGCGGCCAGCGCATGGAGGAATTCCTCCTCGTGGCGGTGCGCCGGAAGCCTTTGGCGGACCTGGTGGAGCTTTTCCGCCATCTCGAGTACGAGCCGAAGGTGGTGGACGTGGCCCTCCTCGCCCTGGAGAGCGCGATCGAGCTCGCCGAAGTCGAAGAGGGAGAGGGATGCCTCGCCCTGGTGGACATCGGCGCCGGCCAGACGCTGGTCCACATCCTGCGGAGCGGGCGCACCCTGCTGACGCGGGTGATCCCGCGCGGGGGAGCGGCGGTGACGGCGGCCCTCGCGAAAAGGCTCAACGTGAGCTCGGCCGACGCCGAGGCGATGAAGCTGGGGGCGAAGCCGGTCCCCAGCCCCCGCGCCGCCGCCGAGGCGGTGCGCGGGGAGGCCGAGCGCCTGGGCCTCGAGTTGGGGCGCACGTTCCAGCTCCTGGGGGAGATGGCCCCGGGGGAGCGCGTCACCCGCCTGGTGCTGTGCGGCGGCGGGGTCCATCTCGATGGCCTTCCGGCCTTCCTGGCCACCTCCCTGGACATCCCGGCCGAGATCCTCCAGCCGTTCCGTCATGTTCAAGTGGCAGGGGAGGTGTTCGACCTTAACTACGTGGAAACATTGGGCCCCGTCGCTGCCGTAGCGGCCGGATTGGCCTACCGGGCGATGGAGAGCGGCGAATCATGA
- the aroB gene encoding 3-dehydroquinate synthase, which yields MRKVRVAFGERSYAISIGPSMLGCLGEAARAFFSGGRALVLSDRNVARHYGKVAVASLRRGGISAELMAVPAGERSKSLAQLSRVFDRLAALRLDRGCGLVALGGGVIGDLGGLAAAVYLRGIPYLQVPTSLLAQVDSSVGGKTAVDHPLGKNLIGAFYQPAAVLSDISCLDTLPAREFRSGLAEVVKHAAIADAELFGYLERNAGRIEAREKGAIEWIVAENCRIKARVVEKDERETGLRQTLNFGHTLGHAIEALAGYSRRLLHGEAVAIGMAAAARLSRAAGMCTEKDVERLTALLERFGLPAAVPRPPALPQLERAVASDKKRRRGKPRFVLLERIGKVRCGCELPSRGWRAALAGRDVKA from the coding sequence ATGAGGAAGGTCCGCGTGGCCTTCGGGGAACGAAGCTACGCCATCTCTATCGGGCCCTCGATGCTGGGCTGCCTGGGAGAGGCGGCCCGGGCCTTCTTCTCGGGCGGGCGGGCCCTGGTGCTGAGCGACCGCAACGTGGCCCGGCACTATGGGAAGGTGGCGGTGGCCTCGCTCCGCAGGGGAGGGATTTCGGCGGAGCTCATGGCCGTCCCGGCGGGGGAGCGGAGCAAATCCCTCGCCCAGCTCTCCCGGGTCTTCGACCGGCTGGCGGCCCTGAGGCTCGACCGCGGCTGCGGCCTGGTGGCCCTGGGCGGGGGGGTGATCGGCGACCTCGGGGGACTGGCGGCGGCGGTGTACCTGCGCGGGATCCCCTACCTCCAGGTCCCCACCTCCCTCCTGGCCCAGGTGGACAGCTCGGTCGGGGGCAAGACGGCCGTCGATCATCCCCTGGGCAAGAACCTCATCGGCGCCTTCTATCAGCCGGCCGCCGTCCTGAGCGACATCTCCTGCCTCGATACCCTTCCGGCGCGGGAATTCCGCTCGGGCCTGGCGGAGGTGGTGAAGCACGCCGCCATCGCCGACGCGGAGCTGTTCGGCTATCTGGAGCGGAACGCCGGGCGCATCGAGGCGCGGGAGAAGGGCGCGATCGAGTGGATTGTGGCAGAGAACTGCCGCATCAAGGCGCGGGTGGTGGAGAAGGACGAGCGGGAGACGGGGCTTCGCCAGACCCTCAACTTCGGCCACACCCTGGGGCACGCCATCGAGGCGCTGGCCGGCTACTCGCGCCGCCTGCTGCACGGGGAGGCCGTGGCCATCGGGATGGCGGCGGCGGCGCGCCTCTCGCGCGCGGCGGGCATGTGCACGGAAAAGGACGTCGAGCGCCTCACCGCTCTTCTGGAGCGCTTCGGCCTGCCGGCGGCCGTGCCGCGCCCGCCCGCCCTGCCCCAGCTTGAGCGGGCGGTCGCGAGCGACAAGAAGCGGCGGAGGGGGAAGCCCCGCTTCGTTCTCCTGGAGCGGATCGGGAAGGTCCGCTGCGGCTGCGAGCTCCCCTCCCGGGGATGGCGGGCCGCCCTGGCCGGCCGGGACGTGAAGGCCTGA
- a CDS encoding 3-dehydroquinate dehydratase, translated as MRILLLNGPNLNLLGAREPEKYGQIPLARLEEALRAQAKAEGVELDCIQSNIEGELVDALQRAAGMKPLDLGRAPAGKCTACVFNPGGYTHTSVALRDAIAGTGLPVYEVHITNVLNREDFRHRSLIGPVAAGSIIGLGLQGYSLALQAAIDRHVKGAAFPLEKRA; from the coding sequence GTGCGCATTCTGCTCCTGAACGGACCCAACCTGAACCTCCTGGGCGCCCGCGAGCCGGAGAAATACGGCCAGATCCCCCTGGCGCGCCTGGAGGAGGCCCTCCGGGCCCAGGCGAAGGCCGAGGGGGTGGAACTCGACTGCATCCAGTCGAACATCGAAGGAGAGCTGGTGGACGCCCTCCAGCGCGCGGCCGGGATGAAGCCTCTCGACTTGGGCCGGGCCCCGGCCGGGAAATGCACGGCCTGCGTCTTCAACCCCGGCGGCTACACACACACCAGCGTGGCCCTGCGGGATGCCATCGCCGGGACGGGTCTACCTGTTTATGAAGTGCACATCACCAATGTGCTGAATCGTGAGGACTTCCGGCACCGCTCCCTGATCGGCCCGGTGGCCGCCGGCTCCATCATCGGGCTGGGCCTCCAGGGCTACTCGCTGGCGCTCCAGGCGGCTATCGACCGCCACGTGAAGGGCGCGGCATTCCCGCTGGAGAAGCGGGCGTGA
- a CDS encoding aminopeptidase P family protein, translating to MRHRLARLRRAMRENQIPALAVLNLRNVRYLTGFTGSAGACLVTGGGAVFITDFRYRAQAARQVDSAFRYAEHRGGLPGLAEEAKRLRLKGLAFEENHLSYGDYRRLRKLARGVKLIPAPALVEELRLEKEAPEVSLLRKGAGINGGALAEALAAIRPGVREREIALALETAMRNLGASGPSFGTIVASGPRSALPHGVASDRKVRRGDMITIDFGAVVEGYHADTTRVACLGRPSRKGEKIYNIVLEAQMAAVGAVAPGVSAAEVDAVARKIIQKAGYGEAFGHGTGHGVGLDIHEGPRVAPGSRDILKPGMVVTIEPGIYLPGWGGVRIEDMVLVTGKGREVLTRPISKDLAVL from the coding sequence GTGAGGCACCGGCTGGCGCGCCTGCGCCGGGCGATGCGGGAGAATCAAATCCCCGCCCTGGCGGTGCTCAACCTCCGCAACGTGCGCTACCTGACCGGCTTCACCGGCTCGGCCGGGGCTTGCCTCGTGACGGGCGGGGGGGCGGTCTTCATCACGGACTTCCGCTACCGCGCCCAGGCGGCGCGGCAGGTGGATTCCGCCTTCCGCTATGCCGAGCACCGGGGAGGCCTCCCCGGCCTGGCCGAGGAGGCCAAGCGGCTCAGGCTCAAGGGCTTGGCCTTCGAGGAGAACCATCTCTCCTACGGGGACTACCGGCGGCTCAGGAAGCTGGCGCGGGGGGTGAAGCTCATCCCGGCGCCGGCCCTGGTGGAAGAGCTCAGGCTCGAGAAGGAGGCGCCGGAGGTCAGCCTCCTGCGCAAGGGCGCCGGAATCAACGGCGGGGCGCTGGCCGAGGCGCTGGCCGCCATCCGCCCCGGAGTCCGGGAGCGGGAGATCGCCCTCGCGCTCGAAACCGCCATGCGCAACCTCGGGGCCTCGGGCCCCTCCTTCGGCACCATCGTGGCCTCCGGCCCGCGCTCGGCGCTGCCGCACGGGGTGGCCTCGGACCGGAAGGTCCGGCGGGGGGATATGATCACCATCGACTTCGGCGCCGTGGTGGAAGGCTATCACGCCGACACCACGCGGGTGGCCTGCCTCGGCAGGCCCTCGCGGAAGGGGGAGAAGATCTACAACATCGTGCTGGAGGCGCAGATGGCCGCGGTCGGGGCGGTGGCGCCGGGCGTCTCCGCCGCCGAGGTGGACGCCGTGGCCCGGAAGATCATCCAGAAGGCGGGCTACGGCGAGGCCTTCGGGCACGGGACGGGCCACGGCGTGGGGCTCGACATCCACGAGGGTCCCCGGGTGGCGCCGGGCTCGCGTGATATCCTGAAGCCGGGCATGGTGGTGACCATCGAGCCCGGCATTTACCTCCCCGGCTGGGGCGGCGTGCGAATCGAGGACATGGTCCTCGTCACCGGGAAGGGCAGGGAAGTGCTCACGAGGCCGATCTCGAAGGACCTGGCGGTTCTTTGA
- the efp gene encoding elongation factor P, which yields MPSTNEFRNGLKVELEGEPFVIVEFQHVKPGKGGAFVRTKLKNLRTGRVIDRTFRSGESLDSPDVDQREMQFLYQDSDAVTFMDTTTFEQIPLQRANLGESVKWLKEEMVVHILFHKGAAISFELPTFVELVIRKTEPGVRGDTASGGTKPAELETGAVVNVPLFLNEGDVLKIDTRTGEYIERVKS from the coding sequence ATGCCTTCGACGAATGAATTCCGGAACGGGCTCAAGGTCGAGCTGGAGGGAGAGCCCTTCGTCATCGTGGAGTTCCAGCACGTGAAGCCCGGCAAGGGCGGCGCCTTCGTGCGCACGAAGCTGAAGAACCTGCGCACGGGCCGGGTGATCGACCGGACCTTCCGCTCGGGGGAATCGCTGGACTCCCCCGACGTCGACCAGCGTGAGATGCAGTTCCTCTACCAGGACTCCGATGCCGTGACCTTCATGGACACCACGACCTTCGAGCAGATACCGCTCCAGCGCGCGAACCTGGGCGAAAGCGTGAAGTGGCTCAAGGAGGAGATGGTGGTCCATATCCTCTTCCACAAGGGGGCGGCGATCTCCTTCGAGCTCCCGACTTTCGTGGAGCTGGTCATCCGCAAGACCGAGCCCGGCGTGCGGGGCGACACCGCGTCCGGCGGGACGAAGCCGGCCGAGCTGGAGACGGGGGCCGTCGTCAACGTGCCGCTCTTCCTGAACGAGGGGGACGTCCTCAAGATCGACACCCGGACGGGCGAATACATCGAGCGCGTCAAGTCCTGA